The genomic stretch AATTTAAAACAGGATTGGCACATTCACAACCTTCAGAAATTTTTCCAACGCAGGTCACACAGTGGCTCGATGGACAGCACTGTGATCTCACACCTCCCTGCTTGGGGGTGTAATTCTCATGTTCCCCCTATGTTTGTGTAAGGCTCCTCTGTGTGCTCCTGTTTCCACCCACAGCCCTAGCAAAGGGAGATTAGCTGCATTTCAGTCCCTGAATTACCCAcagtgtgtgattttgtgtttGTCCCTTGTTGAGCTATGAGGAACCAGAGGGTCTAAAAAAGTGAAGGAGATTAACTGAGGAGATTTTTTTCATACAAGAAACAAGAATGAATTCCTTCAAATATTAGCACTGACATTTTCAGTCAGAAATGTTGCTCTCTcactcattttgtttttcatttctaaTCCCATCCAATCCACTTTGTAACAGTATAGTAGGTATCAGATAAGATGCAAGGTAATATTGCACATTAGCAAGTTGCAAGCAGATAAGGTGCCTTTGTAAAAAAATTAGGCCAAATAAAAGGACAACAAAACTCCATCACCACTTAATCCCAAATGAGGGCacaggggggactggagcctgtCACAGGAACAAGgggcgcaggcaggaaccagCACTCACAGGGCCAACTTAGATTCACCAATTAACCTACTGcacacacttttggactgtaggagaaaactggagcccccggcagaaccacaaacaaacacagggaCAGCGCGGGAACCCAGGGATCTAACCCAGGACCTTCTgactgtgaggcagcagcgctaagCACTGTATCACCATGCTgcacaaagcaaaacaaaagaaaacatctACATCATTATTAATGATACAGGCATTTACtcaaaaaaatatacagtacataattaaatgaaaaattaatttaaGAACACAAAATTTTCATTGAATATCTTTCGTCTGTTTAACATCATCGATGTGCGTTTCACTAACAGGAATGAGAAGCATTTTTATTCATAATCTCTGTAGCGGAGGTCAGAATACAGAGTGTCATTATTCCCGTCTTTCTTCTGTCTCCTGGGTTTTGGGTTCTTAAGGTTCAGGGCAGCGTAATTCAGTGTGTCCTCGTCATGGCTCTGTGGAGACAAAGATGGCAGAATAGGATGGATAAAATTTGGTTTTACTTATATGCACATATAGCACTTAAAATGCTGATGCCAGGATGGAAATAAGATggaattttttttactgattttgagtttttttttacatacctGCTTACGTGACCATTCCACTTTTGATACATCACTGTGTTTATGATCTGTTTAAAACATGCAATAAATTAACATATTATATAATTTCacacaatacagtaaaatccagttaaaATGGACTTCAAATGACCTGCCGAAACAGTCctttatatccaaagtccgttatatccagagttgctgtatagccagaacagaactacaggacaccatttactcatgccacaccccagcagacacacttgtggtatagattattatattgtacatgaagtaatccaactttacctaaCCAGATGCGTGAcaattaataatcccgactacgtttctgcgctggatatcaccggcacgccacacgccttattggcggagctgcatgtctgttatagccgaacaaaactacagttAAAAGCGGCCCTgtggaccaaattgtttgtctgtTATAAGCAAAATTCCGCTATAGCCGAtgttttttctgcatgttcttaaaggcgcacgaccgggaccagcggaccagACGATATTGCATTATAAGCGAATCCagtataacgggattttactgtataacAATTCAGTAGTTGGATAATATTCCGAATTTTGGGGGGAATTTACACTTCTATCAAAAAATCTAagtaattatttctgtcagttTCAGTGTGCATGTTTGGATATGTGTTGTTTGTTTTgatatattacatataataaAATGCTATAAAGGAGTTTTCAAGACAATTCAAGTGTCACGACAAGGAAAGGAACGACTTGTGGGCTGGTGTAAGAAAAAGAGGGGCTTTATTAGGCAAACATGCAACAGGCAGACTAATAAATGTTATTGATATGCAACTTACTGCAACATGTGTTGTATATTTCAGTGTATTTTGCAAAATACTAAAGATATGTAAATAAATTAGGCAGGATTTTAATAATGGATATTGTGTTTCCCACAAGAGTGGTTTAATGCGAAAATTTATGTAGTATTAAACAATTATTTTTCGTTATAAGCATATCAGTCATTTGACCAATATTTTTTTGTCCTTCTGAGAGCATAAAGCCGGGCAGCGTACCTGCGCAGTGTGTACAGGTCATTTTACATCTTATACAAATGAGGGCAATGTTGAGAATAATGCTGCAAGATAAAACTATCAGCAAGCCAGAGTGAAGAGGATCCAGTAGCTTCTGATAGCCTATAACAAAGAAATAGATTTCAGCATAATGATATACAGACACATTTCCCATTTGCTTAAATTACATTAGTTAAAGATAAAATCAATAACAAATTAAAGTAGGTTTCTTGCAAGTAGTCCATTTTTATCACACATTTTtgatatttagcattttaacattcattaatatttttaataattattacattAACATTTCTGTAATTAAATGTAAGTGCACATGCACttaaatgaaaaattacattacattaaaataaataaattcatgtGCTAATAGCGGAAAAAGCAAAACAGAAGCAGATATACTCCCCACTCTAGGTGTTACCATCTATATCCAGCTGTGTGCCGTTCCCAAACAGCATCTCCCCACACATGGCCACAGCGCAGTAGTAAGTCCCAGCATCAGAGAGGCTGACGTTCCTCTTGGGGAGGCTGTAGACACAGCTCTGTGTAGGAGATCCAGCCTCAGGGCTCTTCTCACATTCATCACTCCTGTTTCCGTGGCTGTAAATGACTCCTGGAAGGGATTCTCCTGATCCATGTCTGAACCAGTAAACACTGTGTTCTCCTGCACAGCTCCCAGTCTCTACTGTACACTGCAGGCTCACAGAGTCTCCTGGCTGCACTGTGTCAGACACAGGCTGCTGTACCACAGTCCTGCTGTTGGAGTCTTTACCTGAAAAGGAAAATGTTCATGATGACAGCCCTTTGAGAGAAACAATGGAAAATACCGTTCATCAAAGTTCATCAAATACAGTTTCCCTCAAAGATTTTTATTGCTGATTTTAGAAAGATTTGGGAAATGTGATGTTCTTGTAGCTGTCCAACaaatcagtaactttttggagaacagttGAAATTCTTGTCTCTTTATAATGTATtactgtttattattatatattaacaGTAATTAACAATATTACAGTAATTACAGTAACTGCACCTACATAATACCTGTATAATggattcataaaacattcataagcagcatgaaaGTATACCTTGAATATCCTAACATACATTATCAggtttaatatacattaataacaatcaaACAATAGTCAGGCATAAACGAGGAACAGGTGAGGCTCATTAGAGCCACACAACAGGGAACACGGGGGAAAAGGCATGTAGGGCTTGATAGTTTGTATGTTTTTATCATTGAAGAGAAAGTGCACATAGCAAAAggaattattttgtttcttgtAGTTGCtcctatttattttcttacacaTAGAAAAGTAAGTTTTTCTACTCAATCATAATACTACAACAAAAAGCAAAAGATCATGGCAAATGCAATTATTCCAATACACATTATTACATCTAGTCAGCATAAAATCTTCAAAGGTTTCATGATTTCATTTATAATATTCTGTCCTGAAATCTTTTCCTGCTACACTGAAGACTCTCTCAGCATGTGCAGAGGAAGCTGCAGCCAAAGGGTTGGCATCCTCTGATAAACATGGTTGGCTCAGGTAGCAGTGACATTATGTGAAGCTTTCATGACAGGAATAGGGACTAGTTTGACTTTTGAAGCAGTAAATGAGTTTGGGACGTTTCTTAGGTTAGAAACTGCAGTCACTGCAGCCAACACTAACATTTGAGGAGAGACATTCAGCTTTTCCTATGAGCAGATCCACCTTAGTACACAAAATGAcagtttcattattattttaggtGACACTTCAAATGTTGCAATGACATTTTTATAACAACTATAGATAACAATGataatgtgtttatgtgtgatTTATTATAGACTGTATAATTAAAAGCTACACCTACAGTACATATATGAACTTATTTGAATCCATTTTCATTCTACTTACTTAAATTCAAATATGAATTGCAATGCCACATCCTGATTTTAAGGGCCATTCTCAAATCAGTTCTAAATGCTGCACATCCCTGATTCTTTTGttaaatcatattttttttccgAGCGAGCATACACTGATTGCTCGaataattaacattaaaaaGTAATTTCCTTTCGTTGATTAAGATTTTTGCACAGTCCTATATTAGcaactaaaacattttttaaaatttcttttaAAGAGACTGCAATGTGTAACATTAACATCTGTATAAAGAGAAGGTTACGCTTTTGGCTGAAGATTGCTGACAGCAAGCAAGATGTAATAATATAATGCAGTGCATGTTCATGTATAAATGTATCAATGTAACATCAGGAGGGGTCCATCACAGCCCCGCCACCATCTCTTTGCGCTGCTGCCATCAGGAAGGCGCTACAGGACTATTTATGGCGGGAACAGCTTCTCTCCCAGGGCCGTTACCACACTGAGCCAGACACTGACATAACCCCAGGATCCCGCTGTTTCATCAGTACAGTTACTGTGCAGTGTTTTCATAAATAAAGGCACATGTCACTTTATGCTGCAGTCTTCTCTAGGTTTTGTATAGGTATGTATATCATATATTCatgtttaataattattatatttaacattACACTCATAACTAAAATCCACATCACATAAGATGACACTTGCCTCCTATTAATTTGTATTCTGTGTAtttatttgtacatatttcAGCTATCTCTGTGCGTAATAACGATAAAAACATTGTAATTCTAATTgcaaaactttaaaaaatgtttttgtttacgTTGTTTAGAAAAACATTCGTGGACCAAAGCACGCAATCTACATCAACTATCTTTCTTAATTTTATATTGGCACACAGCTCAACTGTCAGAAATGTTTGTCAGGGGACAATCTTATCAACACTATAAAAaagcaaatatgaaaatagTTGGAGTCTCATTTACCTGTGATTATGACAAAGGTTCCATTTCCAAATGCGATTTCATTAAAGAATACAGCAACACAGTAATACACTGCAGAATCTGATGGCTCCGCGTTGGAAATAGTGAGGTTAAAACTCCCCTCTGCATTCTGTAAGGAGTAACGTTCTATGTTTTTATATTCCTTGTAAAATTCAGCAGGTGAGTAGCGAAGTGCTTTCGCCATGAGCTGGGGCTTCTGACCAACAGCTTGCTTAAACCAAACAGCTAAAGGAACATCTTCTGGACGGAAGCATGTCAGGGTCACACTGTCTCCAAGCTGAACCCTCATCAGGAGACTGGGctgaacaacatccacagccagtgcagtgtctggaaaaacagagaaacacaaatgaataaaaaaccAAATAAATAAGACAAATATCATAATAGTAATCAGAATAACTATTACGTATGATGAAGATTAAATGGGCAAATACTTATTACACTAATCACATCATACAGGatatatgaaaatattaaaatcccccaaaattattatttaatattttaggaCCCTACTAATAAAAATGAGAAGACCAAAGAGTTTGAACATCTTTGTGGTTCCACTTGTTTAGAATAAACTGCTCTGCTGCTAAGTGAGAGATCATGGTCGTGGTCGGGATGAAAGGGCAGGAAACAGAGAGGTACAAGATACATATCAGGctgatctgattggctgttcaCAGAGGAATTTAAGTAATAGTGAAAAGTAATTATAACCTGCACTTACAtgatattaattaatttactcCTTGACAGCCAGTTAAAATGATAACAATTACATACCAAATTAGATAAATAGAACAATTAGATAAATAGGAACAGATACAGAGTAATGAAGTTCTTTGTACAGAGTGCTGAGACACTGTGAGAGTATTTGCTAATCATCTCCCTCAGACAAGCTCAGCGCAGTCTCAGTCTCTTGTTATCAATCtgagaccagtgtttctcaaaccagtcctagTGCATATATCAttactgtatgtactgtaagTTGTTGACAGACCATGTCATTGCgatacagaaaagaaaaaacaagacTGGTTTACAGCACTGCATAGCataaagggaaaaaataaaaaactagaAATGCAAATAGAGGAAACAGCACTAAAACAGAACTATACATTAGGTGCTGTATAGAGAATTACAGTGCAGTCTTTTTACACGCACTGACGTTCCCATCCATCGGCCCACAGAATTTCATCCACATCACAATGGATATCTCCTCTTGCAAAGCAGCACAGAAAGAATCTTTTGTAATGTCTTATCTGCCTCTGCAGGTGTCTGCTGTAATGTCCTCACATGCTGTATCCATGTCAGCCAGCAGGGTCATCTGAGTATATGGCTGGCGATTGTAAGCCTTCCACCTCCATGCTGAGTAGAGCCCCTCAATCGGGTTAAGGAATGGGGAGTTAGGGGTCACTCTATTGTCAGAAACTCAGTGTTGTGCCCTGTCAATACATGCTTGACAAATTAAGGTTCATGAGATGCACCTATGAGCTATAATAGATAACTGGTTGGTCATTGGTAGATTTAACCCTTCAAACATTCCCCTCCACTGATGAAACTCAAGATTCACCAGAACACAGAAAACAGAGTAAAGCACATAGAAACGGAACCTCACCAACTCTCAAATGAAGAAGATTGTGCTGGTAAAAGTGCCCCAGGAACTAAAATAGAGGGAGAAGTAACTAACTAATGGGCAACAGCTGGAAAAAAGTGtaactaaaaatacaaaacactggCAAACTAATGATGAGGACTGAATGGGACTTTCTGGACTGGCTGGGATTCCCAGGCAGGGATTCCCAGGAGGCCGTGGCTAATGTGATGTGGGGTTTCCCGGGAGGGAGGCGTGACATTGGAGAATTCTCCCTGGAATAGTCCCTACAGGTGCAATGCTCATAAAAAGTCTTGGGACACTTACAAAGTTATTGGTTTCATatcaaaagtccattgacaagtaatgcttaacatatctgcacacacattttctttttattaagtgtcatattttgtttgactgactcattcaggtgtgtttttgccattttgctattaattggaATTGTAATTACTGGCTCCCAAAGAAATATTGAACACAAGTGTCTggattttatgttattgcaaagggcGACTGTTACACTATGATGAAGGCATACAAAACGggttttattacaaaaaacgtaACAGACTAGAAAATAACTGGATAACGGGGGAATCATAAGAAGTGAAGGACACACAGGCAAACAGGAGCagcaacattaatgacaggACTGAGAAGCACATTTATACAAGGCTAACAAGGGAGCAAATGAGAGACACCTGGAATGAGTAGCACAAGAGCAGGAAGGAGAGGTAAGGCAAACATGGAACACGCATTGTTCGTTATGCTACACTAGGGAGGAAACAGGAGGTTCAGGCGGGCAGGGTGTGGCAGGGATCTGTTTCAAAATTTAATCAGTTTTAGTTAGTACAAACCTTTGTAAACGTTGCAAGAGATCCATCAACCTCTTCCTGAGCTATTGTCCTAACAAGAAAAGCATCTGCTGTGGTGGCAGTGTCTGTGGAATACCATGTGCAATACACTTTATGAagatttatatgtatgtaaaacaaaatatttattgatTCTATGAAACATACAGAAACAATTTTTGGTTTAAATAGTGATTTAACTGAGTAACTAGGCTGAAATTCTAGATAATTGTCATTTTAACAATTAATACTATCATTCACAATTTTTAAGCATGCGGTTGGataagagatggatggatggatggatggatgaatattcaGTTGCATTATAAAACTACAGCTAGCCCCTGTCTTTACCTACATCACTAAtatctctctgtccctgtccacTGTCCCACTGTGCTTCAAGAGGACCAATAGGTTATGAGAAAAGCAGTACTTCTTGACAGCTTCTACCATAGTACCAATGAGAGTGTTTTTACAGTCGTACTATGGTATGGTGGACCCACATAACAGGAAGTTAATACATTGTGAAGTCTGTTAAGAACATCATCTGGCCCCCCATTGACCAACTGTACCTTAACTGTCTCAGCAACAAGGTTCAGTCTGTAATCCAGGACTTTGACCACCATCCACAAACTCTTCACCCCTTTACAATTTCTGttgaagtttttctttttattgtataAACCAACGACCCGGAAgtacaccaaaaaaaaactttggacactagatggcagtatttCAACACTTCCAACATACATTGTCAAATTACATTTCAACACTCCCACTTAATTTTACAATGGTTCTGACAAAAATTAGAGAAGACGACTATGTTCAactttacaaataaaaaaaaaaaattttactCAAACTAGCAAGCACCTTATTTCTTACCCTTTTACATTGATTgcagtatttgtttttgtttttgaacatAGAGTATTCAGTATTAACGCTAGACTTAAGGTAGCATTAAACAACATAAAGTCCAAGCTTTCTCCTAAAACACTCAAATTTTTGCTTTGCTAGTGGCTTGGTCAAGatatctttattttaattttcatagTTTAATTGAACTGAACTCTGGTAAGAAGAGGGAAAAATTTACCATTTGTTGTTTGCATTACGTGGGTACATATTTGGACCAAATGTGTTGAAGAGAGGTTATTATGTTTAAGGGTTGATTATTTGACGTCAGAAAGGgtaaattgcattttttgttttaaatgttggGTGTTGAcgaaataaaaaacatttaagaaGCCAAAATCATCAGGACAGCTCTGCAAAGCGAAGCTAATTAACATATCACAGCATGCTCCACAGgtattgtaaatagcccctgtgTGTGCTATTGTAAATACTTGTTTTGTATTCCCTATTATcgcatgtgtgtttgcatatgtCATATGTGAACCCTGTCCAATCCTCGCCTGTCTTTAGCCATTGTGTGAACTACCCACCATCTGTGCCTTACTGTCTGGCATCTGACCTCCCTGTATGCCTGTTGTGTGTGAAGGTGGCAGAGATGTTCACGAGTCATAAAATTAGAGTCCGAGTGAAGTCTGAAGTCTCTGACTTGCAGTCTGATTTAGTGTCCATTGTTAATTAAATTTGTCATTGCTATTTATTAGAAATGTAACCGCTTGTTTTTTTCtattcattttttctttttccacacacatacacaaatctGTACTCATACCTTTGTGGggatcatccattcatttgtatgggcaaaCCTCTGGGACAGCCAGGTAATGACCGGAGGGTGATGAGGGATCTGTAGGGAGAGAGCAGGGaagggggcaggaacagggacAGGGGGGTTCCGAGGGGTCGATAGGGAAGGAGGCCCCAAGGAGGCTTGTAGGGCAGGAGCCAGAATGGTATGGCAGACATGGATCGTGTGCCACCATCTCCCTCTCCGGGAGATAGAGACACCAGTCGTCCCACTCTTAGGCCGCTGTTGATACTGCAGGCCACCTTGGAACTTGGGGCAAGGGTGGTCCATGTTCTGGATGGGGACTGGGATTGCTGGAGTGGGACTCAGGGCCAGACCTACAGTAAGTGATCCCACTCCAGGTCATCCATCTGGACTTCCTCCTGGACCACCCTCTCGGAGCGGGCAGCAGCTGGGAAGTCGAGCTTGAGGCTGGAGACTAGCAGAGATTTGGGCTGGGCCCAGGGCTGGAGGCTAGGGGAACGTCGGGCTTGGGACTGGAGGCTAGGGGAAAGTCGGGCTTGGGGCTAGATACTAGAGGAGAGTTGTACTCGGGGCTAGAGCTTAGAGGAGAGTCAGGCTTGGGGCTATATACTAGAGGAGAGTCAGGCTTGAGGCTGTCGGCTTAGTTTGTGCCCCTATGAGGCAAGTGAAGCTGACCCGGGGCACTTGTTGGGGAGAACAGCACAACAGGGACCTCTGGCAGTGAGTGGAGCACAACTGGGGGAACCTGTGGGCAGCGAGCAGGGCAGAGCCAGGACGTCCGGAGACGGGTGTAAAGGTACCAAATCCTTCGTTAAGGTGTATGAGTTACATAATGCTGCATCCTCAGtaacacacaattatttttagTATGTTACCACTAGAGCTGGGCGATGAATCGATTTTATcaattaatttgatttttttgtttaagaCGATGTGCAGAATGAAAATCGGGATTCAAGTCAATTTATTGTAGCTTCAGGTTAATATCACTGAGTAAATGATGCTCACaaaatattttatgctttttttaaaaaaatcgtGAAGTACATTAAATTATAGCAAACCAGATCGCTGTCAAGGCTTCCCGCCCCTTCGGGAACCAGCAGACAGTAGAAAAATGGCAGCACGTATACATGCGTCAAGTGAGGAGCTCGTCTTGAAAACCAGCAGTACGTACGTGTCACCTCCGTCATTTGGAAGTGGCTTGATTTCGCTAAGTCCGACAATGAACAAACTACCGTACACTGTAAAGTTTGTTTCAAGTCGGTGGCTACTAAAGGTAACAgcacaacaaatttatttcagcATCTCCGTCAGAAGCATGGACCAGAATGGCCGGAATGCCTAACTATGCGAGAAGCGCAAGCAAGTGACAGCTTCCAAAAACCCTCTAAAAAGCAAATAACAATAGTGGCGTCTTTTCGCGTTGCGTACCATAAGATAAGAAGGGACCCCGATGGAAATAAATTACAGATGCGGATCATGCGGTTACATTTCATATCCTTAAAGATACGGtgcccatttatttattttaaatacgAGGTTGTCCAGATGCTAAACATTCGATCCCAAATATGAGCTCCCAAGCCGAAAGTATTTTACAGAAGTAGCCCTACCCCGTTTATATAGCAGCACACGTGAAAAAACCACAAAGCTGCTGGAGAATGTGCTGTTTTACTGAGCTACCTCAGACCTATGGTCCAGCCGAAACATGCAGCCATACATGAGTTTGACGGTGCATTTTGTAATATGGATCCTTATCAAGAATTTTTTTTGCACTTCTGAACCTGTGTAAACTACTAAGACCAGGGAAAAATACTgtaaaatcaaaaataaatgtttgctgttcctgtcacaccccgatcgtgccgatcctcctgtgccacgcccccctcgtaaTCCTCATGTGGATTCCAAGTGTTTATCAGGTGTTTCGAGGTGTCTTCGTTAGTTCGGTGTATTTAATTACACTTCAGAGTTTGTTTCCCGAggtctgtcattgtagtgtcagtcTGTATCTGTTTGACTTCCCCTTTATTAAACCTTGTATTTTTCCTGATTCCAGATGTTCTGCTCTTTTGCCTGCGCTTTGCGCACTGTGCAACGTGACAGTTCCTAAATCATGCTTACATTGTTAgaatgaaaacaaaacttaTTTGTATAATGTCTGTTTTTCATATATATCAataaatttagaaaaaaatctaaatcggAATCGGAAATTGGGTCCAAGTAAAAACAAATGGAGATTTTAGTTTTAGGcaatatcacccagccctagttACCACTTTACAGTTCATGAGCCTGTGAGTATATACAAACTGCCAGGTGGCTGAACCTATCCAAGGCTGCACAGGGCGCAAGGCTGGGCTCCACACCGGTGGGGGTGCCAGTGTGTCACAGGGCGCATATGTACACACAGTCACTGACATAAGAGTGACTACCTACtcagccactgtgctgccccacaataaacacaaaaagtAGGAACATAATTCCCATTACTGTTTATTTAACAAAACCGCTTACTCTacagcagggctattcaaatcacagtcctcaagggccgagcaCTGCTGCTTTTCCAGCTTTCCTTCACCTGAGAGCCagttgtgaagcctctggccaattagAGCCAGAATTTATTaagctaactacctgggagacttgaaaacaaggcctagatttggaatcaagggccagatttgaatagggggggggggctctacaGTCTGTTTTCAAACATGCAATTCAAAAGTGACATATAGGTGTAagttattttcatttgtttgtctGCTGAGTGCTTCTCTGCAGTGCTGCATATGTTTCCACTGGTTAGACGCAGCACAGGAAGACTGACCCACTAACTGCACTGTGCTGGGCTCACTTTTGCAAAGAGTAAAAACCACAAAGAGAACAATACCTGCTTCATGTAAGACCCTGTTTCCTGTCAACCTTACCCAGATCATGCTTTGAAGTAGCCTTAGATATCCAAACAAGCTACCATTTTCATTGACACAGTAGACATTTGACTGGAGCACATGTGTACTACATATAACAATCCCTGTACATTGAATATAGAATGTATAGCTTTCACAACAGAGGACACCTTATGGTTCCAATTGTGACAATTAGCACCTATCTCCAGTAGGGCATCTTGCTCTCCCAGGatcatttattttccctttccTGACCAGAGGAGGAGGCTATGTCCACGTACATCACTGACCCTCCCTCCTGTGTGTGAAGGGCCCAGTTTTGCAGTGGATCCCAGAGGCTGAGGTACTGTAGCATTCGCTGTCTAAAGAACATGTTCTGTTCTGCACCCGTTCTCCAGCAGCCGGACCCAGATCTCCCCTTTGTGGTCGAGGTGAATGATTCCGTAGTGAGCGTGGGAGCTGTCCTACCTCAGTGGCAAAAGGACTCGGGGAAACTTAACCTTTGTGCCTTCTATTCGAAAAAGCTGCCCCCCGCTGACTGTAATTACAATGTGGGGAATGAGGAACTGCTGGCTGTTATGTTGGCATTAGATAAATGGCGCCACTAGCTAGAGAAAACCAAATATCCCTTTCTGGTGTTAACTGGCCACCAAAATCTAGAGTATACACAAACTGCCAAATGGCTGAACATGCATTAAGCCCACTGCTTGCTATTTTCACTCAGTTTGACTCTTAAAGTGTCCTACCTCCCAGTGTCGAGGAACATCAACAGGACAGACACCCTGTCCAGACAGGTCAACCCCTATTCTCCCTCCTACCTGTTTTC from Paramormyrops kingsleyae isolate MSU_618 chromosome 10, PKINGS_0.4, whole genome shotgun sequence encodes the following:
- the LOC140593232 gene encoding uncharacterized protein, whose protein sequence is MTEVTRSPSCAPLTARGPCCAVLPNKCPGLQSQARRSPSLQPWAQPKSLLVSSLKLDFPAAARSERVVQEEVQMDDLEWDHLLSLITLRSLPGCPRDTALAVDVVQPSLLMRVQLGDSVTLTCFRPEDVPLAVWFKQAVGQKPQLMAKALRYSPAEFYKEYKNIERYSLQNAEGSFNLTISNAEPSDSAVYYCVAVFFNEIAFGNGTFVIITGKDSNSRTVVQQPVSDTVQPGDSVSLQCTVETGSCAGEHSVYWFRHGSGESLPGVIYSHGNRSDECEKSPEAGSPTQSCVYSLPKRNVSLSDAGTYYCAVAMCGEMLFGNGTQLDIDGNT